DNA from Neoarius graeffei isolate fNeoGra1 chromosome 17, fNeoGra1.pri, whole genome shotgun sequence:
ATCTCTTCATTATATTAAAGTTGTGTTAATGTgtgtaaatctctctctctctctctctgtcttcctgcAGCTCTGACTGGTGTGAATCCCATGAAGGCCATGATGATGATTGCTCTAAATGAAGCTCCGACGCTAAACCCAACTGTTGCTAAATGGTGAGACCTGAAACATCATGACCCCAGAGCAGCTCACAGCCCACGCCTCCACATCTGAACCTGACAGGCTTCTAGTAACTCAAAAAATCTGTAAAAATTATTTTGAGGATGGGTTCCAACTctttgtgtgtatctgtgtgtaggTCACAGAATTTCCAGTCATTTATCAAGAGCTGCCTGAAAAAGGATCACACACAGCGTCTGAGCGCTTGTGAGCTGCTGAAACACGACTTCATCGCCAAGATACAAATACAAATCCGCGCCATCCGCCATGAGATTGTAGCTCATTTAAACAAGGCAAAacgtaaaaacacacacacacacacacacacacacacacacacacacacacacacacacactgtaagttGTTCCCAGTGTGATGTAACATCCTTCTCATGTCTCCTGTTATAGAAAAGGAAAGTCAAGCTGAAGAACTAAAAGAAGCTCAGCGCCTGAAAACAGAAAGGTACTGATTATTAGACTGACTTTTACACTCTGCCATGAGCCAGTAGGAGTTAAGGTCAGGTTTGGGGGGTTTAGGGGTTACAGCATGACTTCATGACTCTGCATGAGTTAATGCACCAGTTTTGACCTTCCTTTCTTCTGATTGATCCCCAGCGCTGTGGCCAAGTCGAATCCCAAGGACCAGGTTTCAGTGTCACGGATGTCTCGTCAGGACGAAAAAGAGCTCAAATTCAAActggcagaggtgtgtgtgtgtgtgtgtgtgtgttcaatgtATAATAGCGCCCCTTAATGGAGGAAAACAAAACCTCACTCCAGCTTTCAGAAATCACTGCAATTAAAGATGATTAACTCTTGACGGGAGTTCATGCCAAATTAGCATAATCAATAATTTGCATACACGTTTGCAAACTAGTTTGTCTTTCATGATGTAAGTGGAACCAAAGGTTTTGCAGAATGCATTATGGATgctcttttggggaaaaaaaaagcagaagtTCACATTGGTTTTCCttgttttgtttgctttttaaTTTTTTCTCTGACCTTTGAATCCTCTCTGTTGGTCTTTCTGTAGCTGTATGTAAAGGGAAAGGAGAGGGAACAAGAACACAAGAAATACCAAGATGCCAATTCTGAAATGCAGCAACgacacaaaatacaacaacagcAGAAGCAACAGTTCAGCCCTGGACTGTCTTATCATCAGGACCTGATCATCAGTGAAAACTTAGCTGCAGACAAACTGGTGAGTGTGTTCCACCAAAACAGAGTAAATCTACTGACTTGTCTTCGACCTTAAAGCtgtgctgcctttcagatttttcatgtttaggtcataaaaaggaaagaattttccccgacacccaattatttttgtttagtgactgaaagctactgaattcgaatcacagacttccaattttattattttttttaaatagaacaattaagtcaagtcaagtttatttgtatggcacttttaataataaacattgtcacaaagcagctttacagaattttaacgacttaaaacatgagctaattttatccctaatctatccccaatgatgaagcctgtggcgacggtggcaaggaaaaactccctcagacgacatgaggaagaaacctcgagaggaaccagactcaaaagggaacccatcctcatttgggtagcagcagacagcatgactataatattaacagttttaacatgaagtcagttttgttgatgttataaactcttcattgatggaaacttgagtgcaaaactgttcatgacaactgcagtcctaaagttagcaagtcagctgtagtcctcagccataaaagcattactgtaagagtccagagcgtcctccaggtgtgactttcagctgtcctcatggggccgtcctccacaggagcgatgtgatgagactccaaccagacacagggcaccaggatggatcaggcaggtccgaggagcagaagaggttcagcatctcgatcccaggactgacaggcttgctcattggggatagattagggataaaattagctcatgttttaagtcgttcaaattctgtaaagctgctttgcgacaatgtttattgttaaaagcgctatacaaataaacttgacttgacatgtaactcagaggaacagatttggggggagagagagagagagggagagaaaacacaggttgttaggtatgcccagtgtcacctgaataagtaggaacagtatacatattgcactgagtacaagcagggactccggcaactaactatgacagcataactaaaaggggagagccagaaggtaacacaggcatgaggggccccgggacataaagcagcagccactacaccatcaacacactcgagtgagcaagcgagtggggactgacagcatccatacatcccagtttaccaaaacactctgtctgaggatcctccagatctacacctttacctcataaacaccattaacacaaggcttgactaaacagatctgttttcagcctagacttaaatgctgagacttaaTTTTTCCAATTAATGACTTTAAAgccacatggtcctaaattctctgctattttttcctgcttcaccatgacccaatacaagatactatgtcatgcatcacatggtgggctttcctcattcatgtaaggcattgtgggatactgtagcagttcctgatgtgggtggagcacagaagcacggcaggcgagagttgatgttacacccaaacactttattaagcttttcagcttttttcctttcttcctttctttctttctttctgtctctctctcactcactcactcactcactcactcactcactcactcactcactcacgcgttgtggtcagggagagagtcccttttctctgctctctctctccttttatgctccctccctgtaacaaacacacacaccttaattgacagcaggtggaatgatttagccacttaccttccccgaccctgccctccattcacagactgctgcttggtcaCACCCCTGCTACCactgatacaaatttgaaacaggagagaaaaatggaggacgtgagtgtgcgaatgaaacgtgaaagagtgactacagtaatggaaagcgagaaaaaaagacattgttatatacgaaggaaaggaaacgcaggaccaaactaataaatatgggcgctcagcgagcacctcggtgtgatcagctgttcgtttagcgacagaatgatggaactgtcagtgcacgctcaaagggaaacctgtagatggcagtaatgcaacactgtggatgccagctgctgtaaaacccaaaagaagaagaagaaggtaaacctgcgcatgcgcacacggacttcctctgtctgctcgactgcgccaagcgagcgatttcatgcacattatctgctttaatcccctcaaattaaataacttcccagccacagaatggcctgatattttgtgagatattacagaaataaacagatatcacaatcaccacatttcagacgcaactaaatttcactgcgtttatgaaatcgaaaggccgtctcgctttaagaatCTGATTAAGACTCAATTTTCACTTCCGAGCTGTTGACTTGGATTTAAGATGTGCAACTTGAGTCTTGACTCAAAATTCAAGATTCAGCTTTGACTTATGACCTGACCTTTAACCCtgctgttatgtgtgtgtgtgtgttattgaagTTGTTATATCGTCTTTTTCCAGAACTTTCACAACAACCATCTCCATGCTCAAAAGATTCCTCTCCCATCGCCCAACCTGCAGAGGAAGCCTGCTCAAGTCGCTCATCATTCAAAAGCAAAAGTCAATCGCAGCTCTTCTGCTGCAGCTCAGCTTCAGGCGCAATGCTGCAGATCACCAACAAGCCCAATTCCAGTCCCTCAGATCTGCATCTCACCACAGAATGAATCTGACGTAAGACTGAAACACCACAATCCACAATTGGCAAAGTTTGACTCGATGAATTCTAATACATGGAATGCTAATTTGGGTAATCGGTACAAACGTCGCTCGGCCTCACCCTCACCCTGCCGGAGAGGAGAACAACGCAAACAGGATGATGAAAATGGGAACAACCTGCAACACAATCGTCTGAAACTATCTGTGAGTCAGGAGTGCTTGGTGTACCCTAGGCAGATGGATTTATCCTCATCTGCTCCTGAGCACTCACTTCGAAACGTGATGGAATATCAACAACGGCCCCGCAAGTATTCTGAACCCCACGGAAACCGCCTCCTTGTTCCTGGGCCTCAGTTCCTGCCATCCATGTCCTGTTTGGAAGAAAAGGAAAACAATAAAAGAGACAAGTTGGGTTCTTCACAGAATGGTCTCTCAAGCTTGTATGTGGAAGATGATCTCAGGTGTTTGAACATGAACAGACAGAATACCCCCCACACAAAACCCACATGTGGACAAGACATGATGTGCATTACGTCTGATCTGCCACAGAAAAGCAAAGCTGGTATTTTTAGTTCAATTATTAAAGGCCTGGGCCTTTCTCCTCGTGTATCACCATCCCATAGTCCAGCTTCCTCAAGATCTGCCTCTCCAAACAGCTCTAAACGTTCCAGCCCCTGCAGCTCACCCTTTAATCAGTCTGTAGGATTACCTGTTGACGTTTTTAAGCATTTTCAGTCCCCTAATGATCTGTGTAAATAACTTGCTCTGGACTACAGTGACATTGACTTGGGGAagccagccatggcctaaaggctagagaagcagctttgcgactaaaaggttgctggtttgattccctagaccagcaggaatggctgaagtgcccttgagtaaggcatgtaaccccctactgctccccgggctgctctgggtttattgtacgtcgctctggagaaGAGCGTCTGCTCAATACCATTGGATTTTTTTTAGTCGATGGCATCTTTTgtctaagaaaagaaaaaaaataaatattttgtcAGTTTTTTACTCTGATTGATGTAGAtagtttcatacatttttttcaTACTGAAGTGACTCCCAGAATGCTGACATCATTGCTAACACTTCTTAGCATCACTCCAGCCGTATGCTAAGGTTACTAACCTTCTTTCTTTTGTTATTCATACTGTTATCATATATCTATACTTTTATCAAGAACATGTTATTATAACGCTGGACAATCTGTTTTGTATTTTTAATGAAATTATTACTATTTCTGAAGTAGGCATACAAATCAACCAGTTACATCAGAACAAGATTtgggattatttttgtttattctTACTTTTTTAGTACTATTTTGAAGATGACACTTTTTTTCCCTACGAAAAATAACTATCAGGGTGAGTGATATGTACAATTCATTATGTACTGATTATTTTTAGCTTTAGATTTTTCACCTTTGTGCTATGCTTTAAAAAAATTACTTACTGAATATTTATTTTCACAACGATATTGTAACTGTATTATTGACAGTTGTATTATGCTGAACTTAAACATGAATAAAACATTCATTTAGTAAAATATAATTCGAGaaaatgttctttttttaaatgttataaaCCTCCTCAGCAGTGATGAATTCTACAGAAGGTAGAATAATCCACACTAAACAATTCCTACTGTCATTTTTAGACCCAAATGAAGCCAAACCTTCCTGTATAATCACTACATGCTCTGGCCTCCTCCCTACGACTCCACCCTTACATTCCCTCCAAACGCCCCTGTGCTCAGTTCCGCAGAAGGAACCCAGCAGTCACActgtagaaaataaataaaaaataaaattgtctCCAACTTAAAAACTCATTTCATGATGAATTAAATAACTTGAAATTTCTTGTCAGCCTTTTTAATGAAAAAATGCAGGAAAATTACAACCCAGTTTCCAAAAAAAgtggggatgctgtgtaaaacataaataaaacagaatgtgatgatttacaaatcatggaaacccgatatttaattgaaaataggacaaaaacaaatcacatgttgaaactgggcagcacggtggtgtagtggttagcgctgtcgcctcacagcaagaaggtccgggttcgagccccggggccggcgagggcctttctgtgcggagtttgcatgttctccccgtgtccgcgtgggtttcctccgggtgctccggtttcccccacagtccaaagacatgcaggttaggttaactggtgactctaaattgagcgtaggtgtgaatgtgagtgtgaatggttgtctgtgtctatgtgtcagccctgtgatgacctggcgacttgtccagggtgtaccccgcctttcgcccgtagtcagctgggataggctccagctcgcctgcgaccctgtagaaggataaagcggctacagataatgagatgagatgttgaaactgagaaatttcattgttttttgaaaaatatatgctcattttgaatttagtgccagcaacatgtttcaaaaaagttgggatggggcaacaaaagactggaaaagttgtgtaatgctaaaaagcaaacaaacaaaaaaactaattaggttaattgtcaacaggtcagtaaaatgattgggtataaaaagagcatcccagatggggcggggttcaccgctctgtgaaagactgcgagggcaaacagtgcaacaatttaagaataacgttcctcaatgtaaaactgcaaagaatttgtggatcacatcatttatgggccataagactcagagaatctggagaaacctctgtaagcaagagacaaggctgaaaactgacattggatgactgtgatcttcaggccctcaggagacactgcattaaaagcagacacgtgtctgtagtggaaatcactgtatgggctcaggaacacttcagaaaaccatcgtctgtgaaaacacttcattactgcatccacaaatccaagttaaaaccagatataaacaatatccagaaaccccgcccccttctctgggcccgagctcttttacgatggactgaggcaaagtggaaaattgtcccgaggtctgatgaatcaaaagtagaaattctttttagaaatcatggacaccacatccaggggtgccgccagaaattttgggccccatgaaagattagaattttgggccccccaactttgcccactgttaggtttatataagtattaattcttggccaagaattcagcaaaattattctctgtcaaaattatattagttgaaacgaccttaggtccagctggacattgtttgggaacattttgtttatgaaatgtgtattttgaacagagaagtgtctgaaggtctgttttggtgtcaaattgactcacacacaccctgaaatggtagaattaaagttcatgtttatgttaatccattcagttgaaacttaggtcatagcttcataaaagctatgaaatatactgaaatatattgaaatatactatggtagtgatttggatcccgtaattaatgaatgcattccgtgattaatgttagttttatagttttagattagtttcataatggcattataattatagttaagatcttatgattctaagggtttttagtttaaaaagcattaacctaatttagttaattaacctgttagttgtttaattgttctctctctctttcagacatattctcattgttcttgtgtttaagttgttcttattttttatgtttattttcttataacattctttgttttagcattattaaatacatattatttgttattttgcttatgttgatgaaatcaagatgtaatttactgacttaacacacatttatgtgttaaggagttatgttaaattattagatcctttctgtgcaaacgtgtctttgaccttctctgaatagactccgtagactagacattctgtgtttagacattccatgctgatatctatctgtaccttactgtcatcagaaatatgtttttatattatgattgattcaagatcattacacacttccacatagacacacacccattacac
Protein-coding regions in this window:
- the tnika gene encoding TRAF2 and NCK interacting kinase a, giving the protein MANDSPSALDKIDFCSLKDPAGIFDLVQMVGSGSYGQVFKGAHKKSGQPVAIKVINAKGAAQEELKSEINLLKTQSHHRNIATYYGAFIKKDTPLMGDQLWLVMEFCGGGSVADLIESKRKKLLSQDWTAYISGEILKGLAHLHKYNIIHRDIKGQNVLLTTSAEVKLVDFGVSAQSDSTVCKQNTVIGTPYWMAPEVINCQNNSDSAYDCKSDVWSLGITAIEMAEGKPPLTGVNPMKAMMMIALNEAPTLNPTVAKWSQNFQSFIKSCLKKDHTQRLSACELLKHDFIAKIQIQIRAIRHEIVAHLNKAKQKESQAEELKEAQRLKTESAVAKSNPKDQVSVSRMSRQDEKELKFKLAELYVKGKEREQEHKKYQDANSEMQQRHKIQQQQKQQFSPGLSYHQDLIISENLAADKLNFHNNHLHAQKIPLPSPNLQRKPAQVAHHSKAKVNRSSSAAAQLQAQCCRSPTSPIPVPQICISPQNESDVRLKHHNPQLAKFDSMNSNTWNANLGNRYKRRSASPSPCRRGEQRKQDDENGNNLQHNRLKLSVSQECLVYPRQMDLSSSAPEHSLRNVMEYQQRPRKYSEPHGNRLLVPGPQFLPSMSCLEEKENNKRDKLGSSQNGLSSLYVEDDLRCLNMNRQNTPHTKPTCGQDMMCITSDLPQKSKAGIFSSIIKGLGLSPRVSPSHSPASSRSASPNSSKRSSPCSSPFNQSVGLPVDVFKHFQSPNDLCK